GTGAAGGGCTGCTCCTGCAGGAACCAGGCCGCCAGCGACTGCACGTAGCCGGCCAGCGCCGCGGCGCGCTCGACCGTGAGCGGGGTGTCGAAGACACGGATCTCGATGGTGCCGAACTCGGGCTTGGGCCGGATGTCCCAGTAGAAGTCCTTCATGCTGCGCACGACACCGGTGCGGGTCATGCGCTCGAAGTAGTTGCCGAATTCGCGCCAGCTGAGGGTGAAGGGTGCGCGGCCCGACAGGGGAAAGGCAAAGACCGAGTTGAGCCGTGCCGAGTCGAACTGGGTGTCCTGCCCCTGCACGAAGGGCGACGACGCCGACAAGGCGATGAAGTGCGGGATGTAGCGCGACATGCGGTGCAGCATCAGCAGGGCGCCGTCGGCATCGGGGCAGCCGATGTGCACGTGCTGGCCGAAGATGGTGAACTGCTTCGACAGGTAGCCGTACAGCTCCGACAGCTCGCGAAAGCGCGGCTTGTCGTAGATGCGCCGCTCGTGCCACTGCTGGAAGGCGTGCGTGCCGCCGCCCACCACCGCGATGTTGAGCTTGTCGGCGTTCTTCACCAGCGCGTCGCGGATGGGCGTGAGCTGCGCCGCCACGTCCTTGGCCGAGTGGCAGATGTCGGTCGAGATCTCGATCATGCTCGAGGTCATCTCGGGCACCACGCTGCCGGGCAGCGGGGTTTGCGCCATCAGGCGCAGCATGTCCTCGGCATAGGGCGCGAGGTCGTAGTCGTGGGTGTTGACCAGCTGCAGCTCCAGCTCGACGCCCAGCGACAGCGCGACCGACTTGTTGAAGGGCTCCAGCGGCACCACGCGGCTCTCGGGAGAGCCGGGGATCGGCGGCGTTCCGTCGGCCGGCCGGGCAGTTTCGAAGACGCTCATATCGACCCCCACGCTCTGCACTTCGTGTCATCGCTGCCCCCCGAGGGGACGCGAGCTTGCTTGGGGCGGCCCGGCGCTGCGCTCATCGCTGCGTGTCCTCCGTGATGCTGAAGGCCTCGGGCAGCCAGGGCCTGGAGCTTTCGCCGGCGCCGTGGATGGCGACGGTGGCGAGCACCGCGCCGAGCACCTCCATCAGCAGGATGGCGGGCAGCGCGATCTGCGTGATCATCGCACCCAGCAGCGGCGAGGCGGTGACGAAGGCCGAGGTGATCAAGAGCGCGATGGACGACAGCGGCGACATTGCGCAGCCCACCCACAGGGCCTGGCGCCAGCTCGCGCCGCTGCCCGGGTTGGCGATGGCCACGCCCGCGATCTTGGCAACCGTGCGCACGGCGATCACCGCAAGCACCACGCTGGCTACGGGCAGGCTCCAGTCGGCCTGCGCCGCCACGACCGACACCAGCACGAACATCAGCATGGTGAGCAGCGAGGCCGCGGTGCCCAGTTGCCGCGGCCAGACCCAGGGCTTGGGATGCAGGGCCTTGAGCAGCACGCCGCCGATCAGCGCCGCCAGCGGGGCCGAGCCGCCGAAATGCGCAGCCAGCGCGGCGCCGGCCGCGATGATCGCGAGCAGCAGGATCGAGGTGTTCTCGCTGGTCGGGCTCATCACCCGCAGCGCCGAGCGCAGCGACAGCGCCATCAGCGCGCCCACCACGAAGGACAGGCCCAGCACCACCGCTACCGGGTAGAGCTTCTGGAACAGGCCCAGCGGCGCGTGCTCGATCAGCCCGGCCTGCGCATAGCCCAGCGCCAGCGCATAGAAGGTGTTGAGCGTGGCCAGCGTCAGCGCGCGCTCGGTCACCGGGCCGGAGCCGCGGGTGTCCATCACCACCCGGCTCAGCACCGCCGGCGAGGCCACGATCGCCATCAGCGCGACAGGGTTGGCCACCGGGTCGGGTACATCCATCCAGTGGAGCACCCAGAACACGCCGAAGTAGGTCAGCGTGGCTTCGAGCAGGCTCTGCACCAGCACCATCGGGTTGTGGCGGAACCAGCGCAGCGGCAGCCGGCCGCCGGCCTCGAACAGCACGATCGCCACGCCGAGCTCGAGCAGGAACAGGCTGATGCCCTGCAGCGGCCACATCGCGCCCTCGAAGCCCGCCAGGCCGACCACCGTGCCGACCACCGAGTAGCCGACCACCTTGGGCATGCCCGTGTAGCGCTGCACCAGGTGGCCGGCTGCGGCGGCAGCGGCCAGCAGCAGCGACCACAGCACCGTGGGCAGGCCCGCCGAGGGCCGCACCCATTCGGACCAGAAACCCAGCAGGTCGTTGGGAATGAAAGAACTCATCAAGCCAATCTGTTAACTAAAGGCGCGGGCGCCGGGCAGGCGCCGCGAATCGAGCAGAGCGCACGAGGCGTTCATGGCTCGAGGAAGAAGGTTGCGTTCAGTGCAGCACGCGCGAGACGGGCGGGCCGCCCGTGTCGGCTTCCAGCACGAACACGGGAATCGCGACGTCGAAGCGTTCGCCGTGCTCGGTCACGAAGAAGTAGCTCCCATGCATGGTACCGCTGGGCGCCTGCAGCCGGCATCCGCTGGTATATCGGAAGGACTGCCCCGGCGCCAGGAGCGGCTGCTGGCCGATCACGCCGAGGCCCTTGACCTCTTGCGTCTTTCCCGTCGCGTCGTTGATGAGCCAGTGCCGGGAGATCAGCTGCGCCGCCACGCGACCCGTGTTGGTCACGGTGATCGTGTAGGCGAAGGTGTAGACCCGGTCTTCGGGCGAAGACTGGTCCGGCAGGTAGCGCGGGTCGACCTGGACGTTGATCGGTTGGCTGGACATCGGGGCGATGTTAACAATGGATGAAAGACAGCCTGCGACAATCTACGCCCATGAGCAGCAGCCGCACCTTCCGGATCGCCCCTTCCATCCTCTCGGCCGATTTCGCGCGCCTCGGCGCCGAAGTGAGCGATGTGATCGCCGCCGGCGCCGACTGGATCCATTTCGACGTCATGGACAACCACTACGTGCCGAACCTCACCTTCGGCCCCATGGTCTGCCAGGCGCTCAAGCCCCATGCGAAGACGGCCGGCGGCACGCCGGTGCCGATCGACGTGCACCTGATGATCGAGCCGGTGGATGCACTGGCCGCCGCCTTTGCCCAGGCCGGGGCCGACTACATCAGCTTCCATCCCGATGCGTCGCCCCACACGCACCGCAGCATCCAGGCCATCAAGGCGGCCGGCTGCAAGGCGGGGCTGGTGTTCAACCCGGGTGCGGGGCTGGAGCCGCTGGACTGGGCCATCGACGACATCGACCTGATCCTGATCATGAGCGTCAACCCGGGCTTCGGCGGCCAGAGCTTCATCGACTCGGCGCTGCGCAAGATCGAGCTCGCGCGCAAGCGCATCGAGGCCAGCGGGCGCGACATCCGCCTGGAGGTCGATGGCGGCATCAAGACCGACAACATCGCGCGCGTGGCCAGTGCCGGCGCGGACACCTTCGTGGCCGGCAGCGCCATCTTCAATGCCAAGGACTATGCGGGCGTGATCGCCGAGATGCGCACCCGCCTCGAAGCCAGGCCCTAGCGCCTGACCTTTTCGTTGTAGACACGGTCGGCTTCGGGGCCGCGGTCGGTGTCGACCACCCCGCGTTCCACGTCTTCCATCGCCTTGCGGCCCATTTCCGAGCTGTCCTGGTTCTGCTGGCTGTCGGAAGACTGGTCCCGCTCGTGCGGCAGGCGTGGTGCGGATTCGCCGCCCT
Above is a window of Variovorax sp. RA8 DNA encoding:
- a CDS encoding cation:proton antiporter, which translates into the protein MSSFIPNDLLGFWSEWVRPSAGLPTVLWSLLLAAAAAAGHLVQRYTGMPKVVGYSVVGTVVGLAGFEGAMWPLQGISLFLLELGVAIVLFEAGGRLPLRWFRHNPMVLVQSLLEATLTYFGVFWVLHWMDVPDPVANPVALMAIVASPAVLSRVVMDTRGSGPVTERALTLATLNTFYALALGYAQAGLIEHAPLGLFQKLYPVAVVLGLSFVVGALMALSLRSALRVMSPTSENTSILLLAIIAAGAALAAHFGGSAPLAALIGGVLLKALHPKPWVWPRQLGTAASLLTMLMFVLVSVVAAQADWSLPVASVVLAVIAVRTVAKIAGVAIANPGSGASWRQALWVGCAMSPLSSIALLITSAFVTASPLLGAMITQIALPAILLMEVLGAVLATVAIHGAGESSRPWLPEAFSITEDTQR
- the apaG gene encoding Co2+/Mg2+ efflux protein ApaG; translated protein: MSSQPINVQVDPRYLPDQSSPEDRVYTFAYTITVTNTGRVAAQLISRHWLINDATGKTQEVKGLGVIGQQPLLAPGQSFRYTSGCRLQAPSGTMHGSYFFVTEHGERFDVAIPVFVLEADTGGPPVSRVLH
- the rpe gene encoding ribulose-phosphate 3-epimerase gives rise to the protein MSSSRTFRIAPSILSADFARLGAEVSDVIAAGADWIHFDVMDNHYVPNLTFGPMVCQALKPHAKTAGGTPVPIDVHLMIEPVDALAAAFAQAGADYISFHPDASPHTHRSIQAIKAAGCKAGLVFNPGAGLEPLDWAIDDIDLILIMSVNPGFGGQSFIDSALRKIELARKRIEASGRDIRLEVDGGIKTDNIARVASAGADTFVAGSAIFNAKDYAGVIAEMRTRLEARP
- a CDS encoding YbdK family carboxylate-amine ligase, translating into MPLEPFNKSVALSLGVELELQLVNTHDYDLAPYAEDMLRLMAQTPLPGSVVPEMTSSMIEISTDICHSAKDVAAQLTPIRDALVKNADKLNIAVVGGGTHAFQQWHERRIYDKPRFRELSELYGYLSKQFTIFGQHVHIGCPDADGALLMLHRMSRYIPHFIALSASSPFVQGQDTQFDSARLNSVFAFPLSGRAPFTLSWREFGNYFERMTRTGVVRSMKDFYWDIRPKPEFGTIEIRVFDTPLTVERAAALAGYVQSLAAWFLQEQPFTPTEDDYLVYTYNRFQACRFGLDAVYVDPATGSHMPLRDHILMTMTQLEWHSEALDATEALGQLRTSVEANRNDARWLRERQAKERLLAEVVRQAAKRFRHG